One window from the genome of Elaeis guineensis isolate ETL-2024a chromosome 5, EG11, whole genome shotgun sequence encodes:
- the LOC105045119 gene encoding uncharacterized protein isoform X2: protein MTEYVESEESFELAEKEGSYNSILDEVLLGLDGNAYERPEEPEPNCKRQKIDSCADMTGVPSPLGLNLCKTQTFLDLIHMKLFQEKTTPHNEPTVRTNIEKQKTRNDNYDTQPTPIKWKASNFPATKLKIGSWERESRNESDIVAKFYYAKRKLVWEILESGLKKKLEIQWPDISAIRARFMEDQPGILEVELRQQPMFFNEVNPQPRKHTNWEACSDFTGGNATIYRRHHLEFPEGILEKHYERLLCGDNRLLTMSQRAFPSHDSSFFETIRSEMQDVGMLNPRFPPSFNQLSSNWYPPHLHYISNHGSMNGPTCIQTFDSLGPSVGANYSVSLLKPAPEAIHMNSPSSVVEFPPTMYQATSALNPGTSYLGDLSLSLSLSLSLCNSTDVLLRGHNPCCSLLGEEVLIIDLDL from the exons atGACTGAATATGTTGAGTCAGAAGAAAGTTTTGAATTGGCTGAGAAAGAGGGGAGCTATAACAGTATACTCGATGAGGTACTTCTTGGTTTGGATGGGAATGCATATGAAAGGCCTGAAGAGCCAGAGCCAAATTGCAAGAGGCAAAAG ATAGATTCATGCGCCGATATGACAGGGGTACCAAGTCCTCTAGGTCTGAATTTATGCAAAACCCAAACTTTCTTGGATCTCATTCATATGAAGCTATTTCAGGAGAAGACCACTCCTCATAATGAACCAACTGTGCGTACTAATATAGAAAAACAGAAAACTAGAAATGATAACTATGATACCCAACCTACACCTATAAAATGGAAGGCTTCAAATTTTCCTGCAACAAAACTCAAGATCGGCTCTTGGGAG agagagtcaAGAAATGAAAGTGATATTGTAGCTAAGTTTTACTATGCTAAGCGAAAACTTGTGTGGGAGATATTAGAAAGTGGATTGAAAAAAAAGCTTGAGATCCAATGGCCTGACATCTCAGCAATCAGAGCACGTTTCATGGAGGATCAACCTGGCATTCTGGAAGTTGAg TTAAGGCAGCAGCCGATGTTCTTTAATGAAGTAAATCCACAGCCAAGAAAGCATACTAATTGGGAAGCTTGTTCTGATTTTACTGGAGGGAATGCAACCATATACAG GAGGCACCATCTTGAGTTTCCAGAAGGAATTTTGGAGAAACATTATGAAAGGCTTTTATGTGGTGATAATCGGCTATTGACAATGAGTCAGAGAGCTTTTCCAAGCCATGATTCTTCATTTTTTGAGACCATTAGGAGTGAGATGCAAGATGTAGGCATGCTCAACCCAAGATTTCCACCTTCGTTCAATCAACTGTCCAGCAACTGGTATCCAcctcatctacattatattagCAATCATGGGAGCATGAATGGTCCTACTTGTATCCAGACTTTTGATTCTCTTGGTCCATCAGTTGGTGCCAACTATTCAGTTTCACTGCTGAAACCAGCACCTGAAGCTATACATATGAATTCACCAAGTTCAG TCGTAGAGTTCCCACCAACTATGTATCAAGCCACAAGTGCTCTGAATCCAGGGACATCCTACTTGG gtgacctctctctctctctctctctctctctctctctctgcaatTCAACTGATGTGCTACTGCGAGGCCACAATCCATGCTGCTCGCTGCTTGGGGAAGAGGTCTTGATTATTGATTTGGATCTCTAA
- the LOC105045119 gene encoding uncharacterized protein isoform X1: MTEYVESEESFELAEKEGSYNSILDEVLLGLDGNAYERPEEPEPNCKRQKIDSCADMTGVPSPLGLNLCKTQTFLDLIHMKLFQEKTTPHNEPTVRTNIEKQKTRNDNYDTQPTPIKWKASNFPATKLKIGSWERESRNESDIVAKFYYAKRKLVWEILESGLKKKLEIQWPDISAIRARFMEDQPGILEVELRQQPMFFNEVNPQPRKHTNWEACSDFTGGNATIYRRHHLEFPEGILEKHYERLLCGDNRLLTMSQRAFPSHDSSFFETIRSEMQDVGMLNPRFPPSFNQLSSNWYPPHLHYISNHGSMNGPTCIQTFDSLGPSVGANYSVSLLKPAPEAIHMNSPSSVVEFPPTMYQATSALNPGTSYLDDFALNNANSTMNPILSKMTQICNQEIQSLRGVDDIREHQTQQLYSGAYAATAPNFLPRHISADNSLTHATEIENSHAGIQDLQSIEEQLLSDSSDLDAFVSDESRLLSKVNSVGSLLFLTAVPDSQP; this comes from the exons atGACTGAATATGTTGAGTCAGAAGAAAGTTTTGAATTGGCTGAGAAAGAGGGGAGCTATAACAGTATACTCGATGAGGTACTTCTTGGTTTGGATGGGAATGCATATGAAAGGCCTGAAGAGCCAGAGCCAAATTGCAAGAGGCAAAAG ATAGATTCATGCGCCGATATGACAGGGGTACCAAGTCCTCTAGGTCTGAATTTATGCAAAACCCAAACTTTCTTGGATCTCATTCATATGAAGCTATTTCAGGAGAAGACCACTCCTCATAATGAACCAACTGTGCGTACTAATATAGAAAAACAGAAAACTAGAAATGATAACTATGATACCCAACCTACACCTATAAAATGGAAGGCTTCAAATTTTCCTGCAACAAAACTCAAGATCGGCTCTTGGGAG agagagtcaAGAAATGAAAGTGATATTGTAGCTAAGTTTTACTATGCTAAGCGAAAACTTGTGTGGGAGATATTAGAAAGTGGATTGAAAAAAAAGCTTGAGATCCAATGGCCTGACATCTCAGCAATCAGAGCACGTTTCATGGAGGATCAACCTGGCATTCTGGAAGTTGAg TTAAGGCAGCAGCCGATGTTCTTTAATGAAGTAAATCCACAGCCAAGAAAGCATACTAATTGGGAAGCTTGTTCTGATTTTACTGGAGGGAATGCAACCATATACAG GAGGCACCATCTTGAGTTTCCAGAAGGAATTTTGGAGAAACATTATGAAAGGCTTTTATGTGGTGATAATCGGCTATTGACAATGAGTCAGAGAGCTTTTCCAAGCCATGATTCTTCATTTTTTGAGACCATTAGGAGTGAGATGCAAGATGTAGGCATGCTCAACCCAAGATTTCCACCTTCGTTCAATCAACTGTCCAGCAACTGGTATCCAcctcatctacattatattagCAATCATGGGAGCATGAATGGTCCTACTTGTATCCAGACTTTTGATTCTCTTGGTCCATCAGTTGGTGCCAACTATTCAGTTTCACTGCTGAAACCAGCACCTGAAGCTATACATATGAATTCACCAAGTTCAG TCGTAGAGTTCCCACCAACTATGTATCAAGCCACAAGTGCTCTGAATCCAGGGACATCCTACTTGG ACGACTTTGCGCTTAACAATGCCAATTCCACAATGAACCCTATCCTGAGCAAAATGACTCAAATTTGCAATCAAGAAATTCAAAGTTTGAGAGGGGTTGATGACATAAGGGAGCACCAAACCCAACAACTATACTCGGGTGCCTATGCAGCCACAGCTCCTAATTTTCTTCCTCGACACATCTCTGCTGATAACTCATTAACTCATGCAACTGAAATAGAAAATTCCCATGCTGGTATACAAGATCTACAATCAATTGAGGAGCAATTATTGAGTGATTCTAGTGATCTAGATGCATTTGTCTCTGATGAGTCCAGGCTTCTCTCCAAAGTAAACTCTGTTGGGTCACTCCTTTTCTTAACAGCGGTACCGGATTCACAACCATAA